A single genomic interval of Syntrophaceae bacterium harbors:
- a CDS encoding cold-shock protein, translating to MSEGTVKWFNEQKGFGFIQMDDGGDIFVHYSAIQTRGFRTLREGQRVSFEVTEGQKGPAAANVQIL from the coding sequence ATGTCGGAAGGTACCGTGAAGTGGTTCAACGAGCAGAAAGGCTTCGGGTTCATCCAGATGGACGACGGTGGCGATATTTTCGTCCACTACAGCGCCATTCAGACCCGCGGTTTCCGTACCCTGCGCGAAGGCCAGCGCGTGAGCTTTGAAGTCACGGAAGGGCAGAAGGGCCCCGCCGCGGCGAACGTGCAGATTCTGTAA
- a CDS encoding IS256 family transposase, whose protein sequence is MNDRLDRYLDEVGRSLADRRNGSYCRHLLTELGDIELRVPRSRKTSMIGVVRAYARRIGCVERMILACFVLGISTRKIAHALMPVLGEPVSATTVSRVARRLDAAVSAFHRRPLRRAYRFLLFDGVVLKRRTGAGASTRVVLVVLGVTAQGRKEIIDFRIAHAESQSAWEVFLTDLYRRGLTGEGLEMIITDGGRGLLAALPFVYPQVPLQRCWVHKTRNVLNYARKSDQAAMKKDLHAISHAASLREAQAVLQRFCRIWRPLYPKAVKSLMSHEEELLAFFRLPHPKLWPTIRTTNLIERRFREVRRRTRPWASSPIEPAWRESSMPSLPMRT, encoded by the coding sequence GTGAACGACCGGCTGGACCGCTATCTCGACGAGGTGGGCCGCTCGCTGGCGGACCGGCGCAACGGCAGCTACTGCCGTCACCTGCTCACCGAGCTGGGGGATATCGAGCTGCGGGTGCCCCGGAGCCGCAAGACCAGCATGATCGGGGTGGTCCGGGCCTACGCCCGCCGCATCGGCTGCGTGGAGCGGATGATCCTGGCGTGCTTTGTCCTCGGGATCTCCACCCGCAAGATCGCCCACGCCCTGATGCCGGTTCTGGGCGAGCCCGTCAGCGCCACGACGGTGAGCCGGGTGGCCCGGAGGCTCGATGCGGCCGTGAGCGCCTTCCACAGACGGCCGCTGCGCCGAGCCTACCGGTTCCTGCTGTTCGACGGGGTGGTGCTCAAGCGCAGAACCGGAGCCGGGGCCTCCACGCGCGTCGTCCTGGTGGTCCTGGGGGTGACGGCCCAGGGCCGCAAGGAGATCATCGACTTCCGGATCGCCCACGCCGAGTCACAGAGCGCCTGGGAGGTCTTCCTCACGGATCTGTATCGACGGGGACTCACGGGCGAGGGGCTCGAGATGATCATCACCGACGGGGGCCGGGGCCTGCTGGCCGCCCTGCCCTTTGTCTATCCGCAGGTGCCCCTGCAGCGCTGCTGGGTGCATAAAACCCGCAACGTCCTCAACTACGCCCGCAAGAGCGACCAGGCCGCCATGAAGAAGGACCTGCACGCCATCAGCCATGCCGCCTCTCTGCGCGAGGCCCAAGCCGTCCTGCAGCGCTTCTGCCGCATCTGGCGCCCGCTCTATCCCAAGGCCGTCAAGAGCCTCATGAGCCACGAGGAAGAACTCCTGGCGTTCTTCCGGCTGCCCCATCCCAAGCTCTGGCCCACGATCCGGACCACCAACCTCATCGAACGCAGATTCCGCGAGGTCCGCAGGAGAACCCGCCCATGGGCGTCTTCTCCGATCGAACCAGCATGGAGAGAATCCTCTATGCCATCTTTACCCATGAGAACCTGA
- a CDS encoding MBL fold metallo-hydrolase: protein MVTELMKDVYWVGIVDWGLRKFHGHELSTHRGSTYNSYLIRDEKTVLVDTAWGPFKEEWLENIKAVVDPAEIDIIVANHAEPDHSGGLPLIMQHAPNAELVVSKRGAESIEGIYHRPWKFRTVKTGDRIPIGKSELVFIEATMLHWPDSMFTYLAGRNLLMPNDAFGQHYATAFRFNDQVDQEELYEEALKYYANILTPFSPLVSKKIDEVVGLGLPVDMIAPSHGVIWRKDPLQIVTKYKQWAAQTPEKTAVILYDTMWEATRRMAEAVGDGLAAEGVPYKIFHMAVTDRNDVITEIFRTKAVIIGSCTVNQGVLPTIAPILEDLRGLRFQNKIGAAFGSYGWSGESVKLIEEHLQRCKIPVAAPGVRAKWQPKPADLEACANLGREVARAVKGA from the coding sequence ATGGTCACGGAACTGATGAAGGACGTCTACTGGGTGGGCATCGTCGACTGGGGCCTGCGGAAGTTTCACGGCCACGAGCTGTCGACGCACCGGGGCTCCACCTACAATTCCTACCTCATCCGGGACGAGAAGACCGTCCTGGTCGACACGGCCTGGGGCCCCTTCAAGGAGGAGTGGCTCGAGAACATCAAGGCCGTCGTCGACCCGGCCGAGATCGACATCATCGTCGCCAACCATGCCGAGCCCGATCACTCGGGGGGGCTTCCGCTCATCATGCAGCATGCCCCCAACGCCGAGCTTGTCGTCTCCAAGCGGGGGGCGGAGAGCATCGAGGGGATCTATCACCGGCCCTGGAAATTCCGCACCGTCAAGACGGGCGACCGCATCCCCATCGGGAAGAGCGAGCTCGTGTTCATCGAGGCCACCATGCTCCACTGGCCCGACAGCATGTTCACCTACCTGGCGGGCCGCAACCTGCTGATGCCCAACGACGCCTTCGGCCAACACTACGCGACGGCGTTCCGGTTCAACGACCAGGTCGACCAGGAGGAGCTCTACGAGGAGGCCCTGAAGTACTACGCCAACATCCTCACGCCCTTCAGCCCCCTCGTCTCGAAGAAGATCGACGAGGTGGTGGGCCTGGGCCTGCCCGTGGACATGATCGCCCCGAGCCACGGCGTGATCTGGCGGAAGGACCCCCTGCAGATCGTCACGAAGTACAAGCAGTGGGCGGCACAGACGCCGGAGAAAACCGCCGTGATCCTCTACGACACCATGTGGGAGGCGACGCGCAGGATGGCCGAGGCCGTGGGCGACGGTCTGGCCGCCGAGGGCGTCCCCTACAAGATCTTCCACATGGCCGTCACGGACCGCAACGACGTGATCACGGAGATCTTCAGGACGAAGGCCGTCATCATCGGTTCCTGCACGGTCAACCAGGGGGTGCTCCCGACGATCGCCCCGATTCTCGAGGACCTCCGGGGGCTGCGGTTCCAGAACAAGATCGGTGCGGCGTTCGGGTCCTATGGCTGGAGCGGCGAGTCGGTGAAGCTCATCGAGGAGCACCTGCAGCGATGCAAGATCCCCGTGGCCGCACCCGGCGTCAGGGCCAAGTGGCAGCCGAAGCCGGCTGACCTCGAGGCCTGCGCCAACCTCGGCCGGGAGGTTGCAAGGGCCGTCAAGGGGGCCTGA
- a CDS encoding cupin domain-containing protein yields MVTAIQGRKESLTAKPLDMARLVEYQAGSVVSRAVIQKEKGTVTLFAFDEGQGLSEHTAPFDALVCILDGRAEVVISGNPHVVKQGEMIIMPAGEPHALKAVERFKMMLVMIRG; encoded by the coding sequence ATGGTCACCGCGATCCAGGGGAGAAAGGAGTCCCTTACCGCGAAACCCCTCGACATGGCCCGTCTGGTCGAGTACCAGGCCGGTTCGGTCGTGAGCCGCGCCGTCATCCAGAAGGAGAAGGGCACGGTGACCCTCTTTGCCTTCGACGAAGGGCAGGGGCTCAGCGAGCACACGGCGCCTTTCGACGCCCTCGTGTGCATCCTGGACGGGCGGGCGGAGGTCGTCATCTCCGGCAACCCTCATGTGGTGAAGCAGGGGGAAATGATCATCATGCCGGCCGGCGAGCCTCATGCTCTCAAGGCGGTGGAGCGGTTCAAGATGATGTTGGTCATGATCCGCGGCTAG
- a CDS encoding glycerophosphodiester phosphodiesterase, with the protein MHGKNKLIIAHRGATSPAHENTLEAFQKAIDLGADMIEFDVRRTKDLRYIVHHDPDISGVPLSEMTLRQVRDRARSSGFHVPEVGEALELARGRIGLDIELKEEGYEQVIVGLAAGMLRMEDFIVSSFHAGAVERARQCRTGIRTGFIFDDAGALTRAILHSDTEWLIPEETLARGDLLDRMRGAGKRIAVWTVNDTDRIRRFLDDDRIDGIITDRTDAALAVRAGR; encoded by the coding sequence TTGCACGGCAAGAACAAGCTCATCATCGCCCACCGGGGCGCCACGTCTCCGGCCCATGAGAACACCCTGGAGGCCTTCCAGAAGGCGATCGACCTGGGTGCGGACATGATCGAATTCGACGTGCGGCGCACGAAGGACCTTCGGTACATCGTTCACCACGACCCCGACATCTCGGGCGTTCCCCTCAGCGAGATGACCCTGCGGCAGGTCCGGGACAGGGCCCGGTCCTCGGGGTTTCATGTTCCCGAAGTCGGGGAGGCTCTCGAGCTTGCGCGCGGGCGGATCGGCCTCGACATCGAGTTGAAGGAAGAGGGCTACGAGCAGGTGATCGTCGGGCTCGCTGCCGGAATGCTCCGGATGGAGGATTTCATCGTGAGTTCCTTCCATGCCGGTGCCGTCGAGAGGGCAAGGCAGTGCCGCACCGGGATCCGGACCGGCTTCATCTTCGACGACGCCGGCGCCCTGACACGGGCGATTCTGCACAGTGACACGGAGTGGCTGATCCCGGAGGAGACACTGGCCCGCGGGGATCTCCTGGACCGCATGAGGGGAGCGGGCAAAAGGATCGCCGTGTGGACCGTGAACGACACAGACCGGATCAGACGGTTCCTGGATGACGACCGGATCGACGGGATCATCACGGACCGCACCGATGCCGCCCTTGCCGTGCGGGCGGGGCGCTGA
- a CDS encoding MATE family efflux transporter: protein MVFNFLVGLADLYVAGFIGPDIQAAIGFVTQLFFIVIIVANAIGVGTIAMVSRAVGASNPGRAVGIARQSLLFGAVVAVVITAATLVYCRQIVALAGMPAEIRAVAEDFLRIFAFALGPNYLLIIANAVFRAAGDVQKPLLTMFFVSLVNIAGDFALVFGIPPFPAMGYRGIALATASSFAAGMLISLALLATQRWRGVFTEPWRVEFGTIGRIIDIGWPSVFMQVAWQAGSIVLYNILSRVGEGAVTALAALTNGLRIEAVIFLPAFALNMAASVLTGQNLGAGNPQRAEMLAWKTAGAGMVLLGTLALPIFIWAEAFASILARTPEVLNETANYLRINMVSEPFLALGTILSGAITGAGDTRATMWIIVAAMWGIRLPLAYVLAITLGWGPTGVWVAMVVSMIGYSILMSLRFRGGRWKHVNVG, encoded by the coding sequence ATGGTCTTCAACTTCCTCGTGGGCCTGGCCGATCTCTACGTGGCGGGCTTCATCGGGCCCGACATCCAGGCGGCCATCGGGTTCGTCACCCAGCTCTTCTTCATCGTCATCATCGTTGCCAACGCCATCGGCGTCGGGACCATCGCCATGGTGTCCCGGGCCGTCGGGGCGTCGAACCCCGGGCGGGCCGTCGGGATCGCGAGGCAGTCCCTGCTGTTCGGCGCGGTCGTCGCCGTCGTGATCACCGCCGCCACGCTCGTCTATTGCCGCCAGATCGTGGCCCTGGCGGGCATGCCCGCAGAGATCCGCGCCGTCGCGGAGGACTTCCTGCGCATCTTCGCCTTCGCCCTGGGGCCCAACTACCTGCTCATCATCGCGAATGCCGTCTTCCGGGCCGCGGGCGACGTGCAGAAGCCCCTGCTGACGATGTTCTTTGTCAGCCTCGTCAACATCGCGGGCGATTTCGCCCTGGTTTTCGGGATCCCGCCCTTCCCGGCGATGGGATACCGGGGCATCGCGCTGGCCACGGCCTCGTCGTTTGCCGCGGGGATGCTCATCAGCCTGGCCCTGCTGGCGACGCAGCGGTGGCGGGGCGTGTTCACCGAGCCCTGGCGCGTGGAGTTCGGCACCATCGGCCGGATCATCGACATCGGCTGGCCGTCGGTTTTCATGCAGGTCGCCTGGCAGGCCGGCAGCATCGTGCTCTACAACATCCTGTCCCGGGTGGGCGAGGGGGCGGTCACGGCCCTGGCCGCGCTGACCAACGGCCTTCGGATCGAGGCCGTCATCTTCCTGCCGGCCTTCGCCCTCAACATGGCCGCCTCCGTCCTCACCGGGCAGAACCTGGGGGCGGGCAACCCGCAGAGGGCGGAGATGCTCGCCTGGAAGACCGCGGGGGCGGGGATGGTCCTGCTCGGGACGCTGGCCCTGCCCATCTTCATCTGGGCCGAGGCGTTCGCGTCGATCCTGGCACGGACGCCGGAGGTCCTGAACGAGACGGCCAACTACCTGCGGATCAACATGGTCTCCGAGCCCTTTCTGGCCCTGGGGACCATCCTGTCCGGGGCCATCACGGGGGCGGGCGACACGAGGGCCACCATGTGGATCATCGTGGCCGCCATGTGGGGGATCCGGCTGCCGCTGGCCTACGTCCTGGCGATCACGCTCGGCTGGGGGCCGACCGGGGTGTGGGTCGCCATGGTGGTCTCCATGATCGGTTACTCGATCCTCATGAGCCTGCGGTTTCGCGGCGGGCGGTGGAAGCATGTGAACGTGGGCTAG
- a CDS encoding CoA-binding protein → MVTRETIRDILERYRTIAVYGMSKDPGKTAHWVPAYLAKKGYDIIPVNPTADTILKRKCYPDLKSIPARIDVVQVFRPSEAALEPVKEAVARKKERGDVSVIWLQMGIRNEEARRLAEENGILFVQDRCMYDEHHMLSPMDG, encoded by the coding sequence ATGGTCACCCGCGAAACGATACGGGACATTCTGGAGAGGTATCGAACCATTGCCGTCTACGGCATGTCGAAGGACCCGGGGAAAACGGCCCACTGGGTGCCGGCATACCTCGCCAAGAAAGGCTATGACATCATCCCCGTGAACCCGACGGCCGACACGATCCTGAAGCGCAAATGCTACCCCGACCTCAAGTCGATCCCGGCGCGGATCGATGTGGTGCAGGTATTCCGGCCCTCCGAGGCGGCGCTGGAGCCGGTGAAAGAGGCGGTTGCCAGGAAGAAGGAAAGAGGCGACGTCTCCGTTATCTGGCTCCAGATGGGGATTCGGAACGAGGAGGCCCGCAGGCTTGCCGAGGAAAACGGGATCCTCTTCGTGCAGGACCGATGCATGTACGACGAGCACCACATGTTGAGCCCCATGGACGGATAG
- a CDS encoding SOS response-associated peptidase has translation MCGRFTLVSPFVAVAERFRASPPSGLRPRYNIAPGQDILCVIRDGERRIEPMRWGLIPSWAKDPSIGNRLVNARAETLAEKPSFRSAFAKRRCLVAADGFYEWRRAGRRKVPVYIFLKSRKPFGFAGLYETWKAPGGQEIRTCTIVTTEANDLVRPIHDRMPVIVPVTLEDLWLDPAEKDRGLLESVLMPYPAEEMDAYDVTTAVNNASHDGPDCILPA, from the coding sequence ATGTGCGGAAGATTCACCCTTGTCAGCCCCTTCGTCGCAGTTGCCGAGCGGTTCCGCGCGTCGCCGCCGTCCGGGCTTCGGCCCCGGTACAACATCGCCCCGGGACAGGACATCCTCTGCGTCATCCGGGACGGAGAAAGGCGCATCGAGCCGATGCGTTGGGGGCTCATCCCTTCCTGGGCGAAAGACCCCTCCATCGGCAACCGCCTCGTCAACGCCCGTGCCGAAACCCTGGCGGAGAAGCCAAGCTTCCGCAGCGCCTTCGCGAAGCGCCGCTGCCTCGTCGCGGCCGACGGGTTCTACGAGTGGCGGCGGGCGGGCAGGCGCAAGGTGCCGGTGTACATTTTCCTCAAGTCGAGAAAGCCCTTCGGCTTTGCCGGCCTCTACGAGACCTGGAAAGCCCCTGGGGGGCAGGAGATCCGCACCTGCACGATCGTCACGACGGAGGCAAACGATCTCGTCCGTCCCATCCATGACCGCATGCCCGTCATCGTGCCCGTGACGCTCGAGGATCTCTGGCTCGATCCCGCCGAAAAGGACCGCGGCCTGCTCGAGTCGGTGCTGATGCCTTATCCCGCGGAGGAGATGGACGCCTACGACGTGACGACCGCCGTCAACAACGCCTCCCACGACGGACCGGACTGCATCCTGCCCGCCTGA
- a CDS encoding tetratricopeptide repeat protein, with protein sequence MFALPLHAFCLVPVLRWRTIDLPDRIRWETDLEKALKRRKAREKPILIFFHDPGLTDSRNMERLTYPDRTVIDLIEENVVPVKISGDAGPWADKYMVKWTPTLITVNGEGKEHHRAVGFLPPEELIPSVLLGVGKVHFDADRIDKALQYFEQIVEKYPRSESTAEAIYLKGICQYKSTHNAKPLKMAYERLQADYPASIWTKRAYPYRLL encoded by the coding sequence ATGTTTGCTTTGCCGTTACATGCGTTCTGTTTAGTCCCCGTGTTACGTTGGAGGACGATCGATTTGCCTGATCGCATTCGTTGGGAGACGGACCTGGAAAAGGCTCTCAAGCGGCGGAAAGCCAGGGAAAAACCGATCCTGATCTTCTTTCACGACCCAGGGCTGACCGACAGCCGCAACATGGAGAGGCTGACGTACCCGGATCGAACGGTCATCGATCTCATCGAGGAGAACGTCGTACCGGTCAAGATTTCCGGCGATGCAGGCCCTTGGGCGGACAAGTACATGGTGAAGTGGACACCGACTCTGATCACGGTCAACGGCGAAGGGAAGGAACATCACAGGGCCGTCGGGTTTTTGCCGCCCGAGGAGCTCATCCCCTCGGTCCTCTTGGGGGTGGGCAAGGTCCATTTCGATGCCGACAGGATTGACAAGGCCCTGCAATACTTCGAACAGATCGTGGAGAAGTACCCGAGGAGCGAGTCGACGGCCGAGGCGATCTACTTGAAAGGGATCTGCCAGTACAAGAGCACGCACAACGCGAAGCCGCTCAAGATGGCCTATGAAAGGCTGCAGGCCGATTACCCGGCCAGCATCTGGACGAAACGCGCTTATCCTTACAGGCTGCTGTGA
- a CDS encoding copper-translocating P-type ATPase, whose translation MPEKIALGIAGMSCAACVRRVEEGLKALPGVQDATVNLASSKALVEYDPEAVSAEVMAAAVHDLGYEVVSREPVGRGALEKTTISIGGMTCAACVRRVELALKEVPGVEEAAVNLATGRATVTHGPEWAGPGALRRAVTEAGYEYLGLVDETRGDPIEEARGREIRELTVKFAVGIVLSVLIFIGTMQEWFPFLGGVPRQAMLYLLFVLTTPVVFWAGSRFHSGALKALRQKTSDMNTLVSVGSLSAYLYSALATFFPSLFTRAGLELHVYYDGAAFIVSFIVLGRLLEARTKGKTSQAIKRLAGLKPRTARVIRDGQPVDVPVEEVMKGDEILVRPGEKIPTDGIVLAGASAVDESMLTGESMPVAKEPGSSVYGATINRSGSFTFRATKIGAETALAQIIRLVEEAQGSKAPIQRIADRVAAVFVPAVMAIAAVTFAVWAFFVPDPVLTRALLNFVSVLIIACPCAMGLATPTAVMVGTGIGAEKGILIKGGESLEKAHRLTMVVFDKTGTLTVGEPRVTDVETAPGVGRNRVLQIAASVEALSEHPLAAAIVEKARGEGIAPVAVEGFEALSGLGAKALFEGVPVLLGNRRLIEQEGVRLDGLGAAADRLSGEAKTCVYVAVGGQAAGVIALSDVPKDTAAEALQDLKGMGLKVALITGDNEATARAVGRALGIDRVLAEILPGEKANEIRRLKAQGEIVAMVGDGINDAPALSAADIGIAVGAGTDVAIEASDITLIRDDLRAVPEAIRLSFRTMRTIRQNLFWAFIYNVIGIPVAAGVLYPFFGILLNPVYAAAAMALSSVSVVTNSLRLRWS comes from the coding sequence TTGCCTGAGAAGATCGCGTTGGGCATTGCCGGCATGTCCTGCGCCGCCTGCGTGCGGCGCGTGGAGGAGGGCCTGAAGGCCCTGCCGGGCGTGCAGGACGCCACGGTCAACCTCGCCTCGAGCAAGGCCCTCGTGGAATACGATCCCGAGGCCGTGAGCGCGGAGGTCATGGCCGCAGCGGTGCACGACCTGGGCTACGAGGTCGTTTCCCGGGAACCGGTGGGCCGCGGCGCCCTGGAAAAGACAACCATTTCAATCGGCGGGATGACCTGCGCCGCCTGCGTGCGCCGGGTGGAGCTTGCCCTGAAGGAGGTCCCCGGCGTCGAGGAGGCCGCCGTGAACCTGGCCACGGGCCGCGCCACGGTGACCCACGGCCCGGAGTGGGCCGGTCCGGGCGCGCTCCGCAGGGCCGTCACGGAGGCGGGCTACGAATACCTGGGCCTCGTCGACGAGACGCGCGGGGACCCCATCGAGGAGGCCCGCGGGCGGGAGATCCGGGAGCTGACCGTCAAATTCGCCGTGGGCATCGTCCTGAGTGTGCTCATCTTCATCGGCACGATGCAGGAGTGGTTTCCCTTCCTGGGCGGGGTCCCGCGGCAGGCCATGCTCTACCTGCTCTTCGTGCTGACGACGCCCGTCGTCTTCTGGGCGGGAAGCCGGTTTCACTCGGGGGCCCTCAAGGCGTTGAGACAGAAGACCTCGGACATGAACACCCTGGTGTCCGTCGGGTCGCTCTCGGCCTACCTCTACTCCGCGCTGGCAACCTTTTTCCCGTCCCTCTTCACCCGCGCCGGCCTGGAACTGCACGTGTACTACGACGGGGCGGCGTTCATCGTGAGCTTCATTGTCCTGGGGCGGCTGCTCGAGGCGCGCACGAAGGGAAAGACCTCGCAGGCCATCAAGCGCCTCGCGGGGCTCAAGCCCCGGACGGCCCGCGTGATCCGCGACGGGCAGCCGGTCGACGTCCCCGTCGAAGAGGTCATGAAGGGGGACGAGATCCTCGTGCGGCCCGGCGAGAAGATCCCCACGGACGGCATCGTCCTTGCGGGCGCCTCGGCCGTGGACGAGTCCATGCTCACGGGCGAGAGCATGCCCGTCGCGAAGGAGCCCGGCAGCAGCGTCTACGGGGCCACGATCAACCGCAGCGGCAGCTTCACCTTCCGGGCGACGAAGATCGGGGCCGAGACGGCGCTTGCCCAGATCATCCGCCTCGTCGAGGAGGCCCAGGGCTCGAAGGCCCCGATCCAGCGGATCGCCGACCGCGTGGCCGCCGTGTTCGTGCCGGCCGTCATGGCGATTGCCGCCGTCACGTTCGCCGTCTGGGCCTTTTTCGTCCCCGACCCCGTCCTGACGCGGGCGCTGCTCAATTTCGTCTCCGTCCTCATCATCGCCTGCCCCTGCGCCATGGGACTGGCGACGCCGACGGCCGTCATGGTGGGCACGGGGATCGGCGCCGAGAAGGGAATCCTCATCAAGGGGGGCGAGAGCCTCGAGAAGGCCCACAGGCTGACCATGGTCGTCTTCGACAAGACGGGGACCCTGACCGTGGGCGAGCCCCGCGTCACAGACGTCGAGACGGCTCCCGGCGTGGGGCGGAACCGGGTTCTGCAGATCGCCGCCTCCGTGGAGGCGCTTTCGGAGCACCCCCTGGCCGCCGCCATCGTCGAGAAGGCGAGGGGCGAGGGGATCGCGCCGGTCGCCGTCGAGGGGTTCGAGGCCCTCTCCGGACTCGGTGCAAAGGCCCTCTTCGAGGGGGTCCCCGTGCTGCTGGGCAACCGCAGGCTCATCGAGCAGGAGGGAGTGCGCCTTGACGGGCTGGGCGCGGCGGCGGACAGGCTCTCCGGGGAGGCGAAGACCTGCGTCTACGTCGCCGTCGGGGGCCAGGCGGCCGGCGTGATTGCCCTTTCCGACGTGCCGAAGGACACGGCCGCCGAGGCGCTGCAGGACCTCAAAGGCATGGGACTCAAGGTCGCCCTGATCACGGGCGACAACGAGGCCACCGCCCGGGCCGTGGGAAGGGCCCTTGGCATCGACCGGGTGCTCGCCGAGATTCTGCCGGGCGAAAAGGCAAACGAGATCCGGCGCCTGAAGGCGCAGGGCGAGATCGTCGCCATGGTGGGCGACGGGATCAACGACGCCCCGGCCCTCTCGGCCGCCGACATCGGGATCGCCGTCGGGGCCGGGACCGACGTGGCCATCGAGGCCTCCGACATCACGCTCATCCGTGACGACCTGCGTGCCGTGCCCGAGGCGATCCGCCTTTCCTTCCGCACGATGAGGACCATCCGCCAGAACCTCTTCTGGGCCTTCATCTACAACGTCATCGGGATCCCCGTCGCCGCGGGCGTCCTCTACCCGTTTTTCGGCATCCTCCTCAATCCCGTCTACGCGGCCGCCGCCATGGCGCTGAGCTCCGTGTCGGTGGTGACCAATTCGCTCCGGCTGCGATGGTCATAG
- a CDS encoding heavy-metal-associated domain-containing protein produces MATIKIKGMTCSHCATAVTKALSGIEGVRNVNVDLARGEATFEETQPVDRAVIAERIRKAGYDVA; encoded by the coding sequence ATGGCCACGATCAAGATCAAGGGGATGACCTGCAGCCACTGCGCCACGGCCGTCACGAAGGCCCTGAGCGGCATCGAGGGGGTCCGCAACGTGAACGTGGATCTCGCGAGGGGCGAGGCGACCTTCGAGGAGACCCAGCCCGTCGACAGGGCCGTCATCGCGGAGCGCATCCGGAAGGCAGGGTACGACGTTGCCTGA
- a CDS encoding phosphate-starvation-inducible PsiE family protein, which produces MLKYLEKLEGVVIRALVVMMALVVLFASLDLAWIIIRDLSTPPYLLFDVNRLLEIFGMFLLILIGIELLESIRMYLDHRLVHVEVVMTVAMIAIARKVIILDVKELDGLKLIGIGVIIVALAGGYVYIRRCYRDGSICIPERHDS; this is translated from the coding sequence ATGCTCAAATACCTGGAGAAGCTCGAAGGCGTCGTGATCCGGGCGCTGGTCGTGATGATGGCCCTGGTCGTCCTCTTTGCCTCCCTCGACCTGGCCTGGATCATCATCCGCGACCTCAGCACGCCGCCGTACCTGCTCTTCGACGTGAACCGCCTCCTGGAGATCTTCGGCATGTTTCTGCTGATCCTCATCGGGATCGAGCTGCTCGAATCCATCCGGATGTACCTGGACCACCGGCTCGTCCACGTGGAGGTGGTCATGACGGTGGCGATGATCGCGATCGCCCGAAAGGTCATCATCCTCGACGTGAAGGAGCTCGACGGGCTCAAGCTCATCGGGATCGGCGTGATCATCGTGGCCCTGGCCGGCGGCTACGTATACATCCGGCGCTGCTACCGGGATGGGAGCATCTGCATACCCGAGAGGCACGACTCGTAA